The Pan paniscus chromosome 2, NHGRI_mPanPan1-v2.0_pri, whole genome shotgun sequence genome contains the following window.
catgtTTTACATATCACCCCGTAGCATTAATTATTTCAGTCATACTTGGCATCTGATGAGAATTCTCTAAAGTTCAGACTTAGATTTTAAGCTAGGTCTTCATGCTGCTTTTGCCATAACAAAATTCAGGTTGTGCATGGGACTGTGAGGCTATgggttgtttttaatttattaatttggtctttattttccttttttttttttttttttttttgagacagagtcttgctctgttgcccaggctggagcgcagtggcacaatttcagctcactgcaacctctgcctcctggatttaattgattctcctgcctcagcctcccaagtagcttggattacaggagcctgccactacgtccagctaatttttgtatttttagtagagacaggctttcaccatgttgaccagaacggtctcgatctcttgacctcgtgatccgcctgcctcggcctcctgaagtgctgggattataggtgtgagccaccatgcccggcctattttcccATTTCATATGAAGTTTCCAGtatctgtttctaaaaaataaagacacttaATGTAATCACAATATGGTTATCACATCTAAATATAAATGTACATTAATTCCTTAATATCAAAAATGCAGTGTTCAAATTGCCAGTTGTCTCATAAATGTTAAATGTTGCAttttaaacttatattttatataatcaagATCTATATAAGGGTCCCATGGCAAAGGTTGATATGTCTCTTAAGGCTATTTTAGTCTACATATTCACTCACCATCTCCCCAACCTCCCATCTTATTTGTTGAGGAAACAAGGTTGTTTACTCTCAGCTCGATTTTGCGGATTTCATTATCATCGTGTTGCTTGACATGTTCTTCTGTCCTCTATTTCCTACTGAGGTGTGATCAatttagattagattagatttttTTTGCAAGTTATTTTGTACTAGACTCAGTGGTTAAAGGTGTGTTAGAAAATAAGAGCCGCTAAATTGTTACGTGGCACAGAAAGTGGTGGGCAAGCACCCGGCAGAGAGAGACATCAAGGGAATTGGGTGGCCCTGGTTAAGAATAGCTTAATAGAGGTGATCTTAGAGAATGTGTGGGAGAAGAAAGCACATATAATACTTTCAGCAAGAAGAACATCATCaaggtagaaagggaaataggaAGAATCAGATTTGGAGGGCTGTGAAAGCCAGGCAGAAGAATTTGCAGTTGGTAATGGTACTAAGTATGGAACTACCAGAGGTTATAGAACTGGGATGAGATGTAGTAAAGGTGCTGTTTTAGAAAGACAGGTCTGGAAATAATTCAGATAGAGAGTTGAGGACTGAGTTTGGAGAATTTGGTTGGGGCAGAGGAAGGGTGGTcaccaaaaaaggaaatgatacaGGATCAGTCCAGGGAAATAGGAAGATGTCATAGAAGTTTGAGGAAgagagggccgggcgtggtggctcacgcctgtaatcccagcacttgcggaggccaaggcaggtggatcacctgaggtcaggagtttgagaccagcctggccaacatggtgaaaccctgtctctattcaaaattcaaaaattagccgggtgtggtggtgctcgtctgtaatcccagctacttgggggaggctgagacaggagaatcgcttgaacccaggaggcagaggttgcagtgagctgagattgagccactgcactccagcttgggtgacagagtgagactctgtctcaaaaaaaaaaaaaaaagaaaaggaagtttaaGGAAGAGGTTGTCAATAGTGTCAATGTGAAATTGGAATTTATAAGAATTGGGGAGTAGGCATAgggaaatattaattaaatattttatagtgaaTTATTGATATTATTCTCTTGAGTTATTCAGACAGTATTTGCTATTTTGGGGACACGTTCCTTCCCCATTtaatcttcttttcctttcttttctttgtttttttttttttttgagacagggtctcgctttgtcacccaggctggagtgcagtggtgtgattttggctcactgcatcctctgcctcctgggctcaagcattccttctgcctcagccttccaagtagctgggattacaagcgtgcactgccacgcccagctaattttttgtatttttactagagttggggtttcgccatgttgcccaggctagtcttgaactccgaGTTCAGGCGATTTGCCCAccttgccttcccaaagtgctgggattgcaggggtgagccaccgcgcccggccccttcaTTGAATCTTATGTTTTGGTCTTATAAGTGCcttaaagtattttataataCGAGCAGATAGGAAAAACATTGGGAATGCCTCAGTTTTATTGTGAATGCATGGGATACTGGAAACAAATAGTTCTCTGTTTTTAAATCTGCGTTCTGCAGCTCACTGAAACAGTAGAGTGCCAGCGAATGGTAAACGAACAGGTGGTGAGGGGACTGGATCCTTGATCTCTCTTTGGACCTCTTGCACTAACTCGCGGTTGAAATCCCTGAGAAGGACTAGGTGACCTTTAAGGGTCTTCCTAAATGCTGACATTCTGTGCCTCTGGAGTTGATTTCTCAGGTTAGCTGAAGCATAGGTCCCAGCCTTCCACTGCTTTGGGTAGTTTGACTaaagtagagaagggattttttaaaaacatactagCCAGGCAGGCGTAGTGACTCgaacctgtaaccccagctactcggaagactgagatgggagtatcacttgagccaaggagttcaaggctgcagtgcgctatgattgtgccactgcactccagtctgggtgacagagtgtgacgttgtctaaaaaaaatttaaaatacacaaactaaaagtttaaaattgtttatgagaaattgttgttgtttgtatagAAGAGCTATTTTCATACCCTCTTTATTTTGGAAGTGTAAACCTTTGTATTTACTGAAGAGTCAACTAACTTGTCTTATTGATAGCTTCTCTTCATAAATTCTAGTAGTTGAACCTAGATGCTATCTAGGGGATTATTTGATTTGGTAAAATGAGATTGGTGGTTTTTTTATTGTATAAGTCATATCCAGCAAGTAGGCTGAGGATCTAAGGTAGTTTGTGTTTACtaaaatttttcataaacttTAGAGCTGCTAGGATTAAAGTTTctgttttatgtaaaatataattctttttgATGACAGCATTGCCCATATGAAAACTGTACATCTCAACTTTTTggtataaaaatatcaaatataaacaaaagtagagaaaatagttTGGTGAACTTCCTTATACCCATCACCAAGCTTTGCCAATGATTAATTTATGGCCAGTCTAGTTTCATGTTTCTATTGCACACTCTCCCACTCCATCTCTGGATATTTCAAAGCAATTCCCAGATACCATTATTTTATCCATAAACGTTTCAGTATTATCTGTAAgatataaggatttttttttttttgtatcttttgatgTTTTAAGAAGTCTGTTTGAGGAAAtactacaatttaaaattttggtcAGTGATGAAACGGTTGGcagttatttttaatgttatttattctGTTAGTATTCCATCCTGAAACTTCAGCCATTATTTGGAAATacttgtgttattttaaaatatataacttcgttatttaaaaacatacagcGTGAAGTttgggtaatttttaatatttaagaaaaataaaattgttatttatttggtctgtttttcatctttttagataCGTGCTTTTCAACATGCCTTCAGCACTAATGACTGCTCCAGGAATGTCTACATTAAGAAGAATGGCTTTACTTTACATCGAAACCCCATTGCTCAGAGCACTGATGGTGCAAGGACCAAGATTGGTTTCAGTGAGGGCCGCCATGCATGGGAAGTGTGGTGGGAGGGCCCTCTGGGCACTGTGGCAGTGATTGGAATTGCCACGAAACGGGCCCCCATGCAGTGCCAAGGTTATGTGGCATTGCTGGGCAGTGATGACCAGAGCTGGGGCTGGAATCTGGTGGACAATAATCTACTACATAATGGAGAAGTCAATGGCAGTTTTCCACAGTGCAACAACGCACCAAAATATCAGGTGAGAAACTGGAGTTTTTCTCAAGTATGGGCCTTTGTCAAATCACGccttaatttgttttaaatttacaaatttttatatagcagttttgtttgtctttttggtaatttttatttttattatttttttattttttcagataccCAGACTtcaaggagtttttttttttttttaatgttagggGGTTATAGTTAATTTTGTTGGGTGTTATATTTTGATTTTGGCTATgcagaaaaatattcttttttttttttttttttttttttagacagaatctcactctgttgcccaggctagagtgcagtggcaccaactcggctcactgcaacctgcacctcccaggttcaagcagttctctgcctcagcctcagtagttgggattacaggcgcgcaccaccatgcctggctaatttttgtatttttagtagagacagggtttcaccatcttggccaggctggtcttggactcctaacctcgtgattcacctgcctcggcctcccaaagtgctgggattacaggcgtgagccaccatgcccagcctcaaggagattttttgaccatttttaaataaatgtataaatgatcTATCTCAATATTTGTTTCCTAATACAACTTTAAGCAGCCTATTTTTGCTCCAGTTCAGGGGTTGGCAAACCTTTTTGTAAGGGCCACATAGTAAATCTTTAAGGCTTTGCAgtccatatggtctctgtcacaactttttttttttaatgttattttcaagGTAAGGATCTATCACGAGTTTCAACTCTATTTATAGTACAAAAGCAGTCATCGATAATACGTAAATGAACGAACATGGCTGTATTCCATAGACCTTATTTATGGGCTGCAGGACAGATTTGGTCCAGGGGCTGTAGTTTGCCAGTTCATGCTCtatatcaagcttgtccaacccacagcctgCATGCAGCCCAAGATGGCTTTGATTGCGACCCAatgcaaattcataaactttcttaaaacattatgagatttttttgcaatttttttttttaaagctgattaGCTAtctttagtgttagtgtattttatgtgtggcccaaaacaattcttccagtgtggcccagggaagccaaaggaTTGAATACCCCTGCTCTAGATGGTCATCTTTCCTGTATCACGGCACATCCAAATCTTTTTCTAGGCTCCTTACCCCAGTAAATACAGCTCTGTGCATGCACATGTTTGTGGATTCAAAGCCCCTGGAGGCATCAGTGAGTTCTGCAGAGACAGGCAAATTCAGGCAAACTgctgtattttttattcttttcatcttAGGCTTAAGGCATACTCATTTGACTCAAGTTAAAATTATAGTTCCTATTTGTAAAAGCCGTATTTATTACTACAGACTTAACAGGGTGTAATATACAATAATCTGATAAGAAATTGGAAGTCTTTAAAGAACTATAGATTGCATATTTCAGAGCCACCTGTGGCGTGAAAGTTCCAGCCTCAGTAATGACCTCAAGTCAGGCATACTAAAGCAGAAGAACCAAAAATACATCCCATTTTCTGAGGTATAAAAGCTGCAAGGATTTTTTTCATGGAATGTTTCCTCACTATCCTTTTAGGCTCTGCGGATACTATAAGGAGAAGGGTGTGTAGACTTTATCACTAAAAACGAAGTCCTGTCGCCACCCTTGTAATGATTTTGTAAGTGAAAGTCCTTAAGTCTGTTTTTCAGAGAACATGCTCTATGGTTTtagtccttttaaatttattgagatttgttttattctAATATGTGGTCTGTCTGGATGAGTGTCCCATGTGTgcttgaaaaaatgtatattcttttgctgaatggaatattctgtaaatgaGAATTAGGCGAAGTCGATTGATAATGTTCAAGTCTTACATagtgttactgatttttttctaccCTTCTGTTATTTACTGAGAGGAGTATTGAAATCTCCATCTATCCTTGCtaatttgtctttcttcttttagtTCTCTCAgtgtttgcttcatgtattttggagcTCTGTTACTACTGGTGCATATACATTTCTAATTGTTATATCTCCCTGCctgatttattcttttattatgaaATGACTTCCTTTGACTCTAGTAATCCTCTGTCAATCTGTCTTTGTATTTAAAGTGGAGCTGCTACACAGCACATAGTTGGATCTTGATTTTTGTCTAACCCAGTCTCtgtctctgacttttttttttttgagacggagtttcactcttgttgcccaggctggaagtgcaatggcgcaatctcggctcaccgcaacctccacctcccaggttcaagtgattctcctgcctcagcctccctagtagctgggattagaggcatgcgcctctaaaccacgcccagctaatttaattttatatttttttagtagagaaggggtttctttttttttttttctctttttgagacagagtttcactcttgttgcccatgctggagtgcaatggcatgatctcagctcaccgcaacctctgcctcccgggtcccggttcaagcagttctcctacctcagcctcttgggtagctgggattacaggcatgcgccaccacacccagctaatttttgtatttttagtagagacggggtttcaccacgttggccaggctggtctcgaactcctgacctcgtgatccgcctgcctcagcctcccaaagtgctcggattacaggcatgagccaccatgcctggcgagacggggtttctccatgttggtcaggctggtctcgaactcccaacctcaagtgatccacctgccttggcctcccaattgctgggattacaggtgtgagccactgcacccagcttcggTCTCTGACTTTTAAGTGTTTAGTTCATTTACCTTTAATGTAAGTGTTGGACTGCTTGATGTTGTCCTTATCTCTGCCTCTAAAACTATGTTCTTGTTTTTTCCCCCAACCTTGTTTCTCTCTAATCTTTGCATtagataatttcttttcctttttttttttttttttttttttgagatagggtctcgctctgacacctcggctggagtggtgcagtggtgcagtggcgtgatgatcttggctcactgaaacctctgcctcccaggctaaagtgatcgtcccacctcagcctccagagtagctgggactacaggtgctccccaccaatgcctggctaatatttgtattttttgtagagacagggttttgccattttgcccaggctggtttcgaactcctgagctcaagcagctgcctgcctcagtctcccaaagtgctgggattataggcatgaaccactgggcTTGACCTAAATTAGATAATTTCTGTTCTGTCTTCAaggttataaatttttttcttttgccatctCACCTCTGCTATTGAACTGGGCTAGTAAATTTTGCTTATTGTACACTTCagctttagaattttcttttttttctttttccttttttttttttttttttttgaaacagagtctcactctgtcgccaggctggagtgcagtggcacgatctgggctcactgcagccaccgactcccgggttcaagtgattcttctgcctcagcctcctgagtagctgggactacaggtgtgtgccaccatgcccagctaatttttgtatttttagtagagatgaggtttcaccatgttggccaggatggtctcgatctcttgacctcatgatccgcccgcctcggcctcccaaagtgaaagtactgggattacaggcgtgagccaccacactgggcctggTTCTTTTTTAGAGTAAATTTCCTTTTCGAGattccttatttatttacttatactatatttttaaaaaaatctttggacATATTTATAACAGCTGCTTTGAAGTCTTTACCAAATCCAACACTTAGGCCCACTTGTGTTCAGTGAATCAATAGGGTTCAGCTTCTATTGAttgcttttttcccctaaatatGAATcacactttcctgtttcttttcatatctagtaatttttttaactgaaaccTAGATGTGTAGATAATATGTAGTAGTAACTCCTGAATGTTTTGTTTCTAGAAACTGCTTTATTCTCTGAAAAGTATAGGTTTTCTTGTTTTAGTAGGCAGTTAACTTGCCTATACTCAAACTATAAACTCTGTCTCATGTGATGTGTGGCAGCTAATGTCTGCTCAGTTTTTTCAGCTTTGCTGCTTTTTTAATCCTGGAGGTTTACCCTGTGCCTTTGTAATATAGTGGTCACTCGGGGATTTGGGCAGTTAATTCTCAGATTTTGGGGTTCATCCTTTCTGTGGTTCTGTTGCTTCTGGAGTTCCTCCTCTGAGTTTCCAGTTGCTCTGCCATCTCCCCACGTTTTACCCCTGGCACCTAAAGATGGTAAGACTTCGCTTTCTCCACCCTGGGCTTTGTGCGTGCTGTGTGCTCAAAGGTGAAGCAGATTTGCAGATTTCACCAGGAGTAATCGTTACTTAGTTTCAacttctgtaaaatagggatagttCCTAGGAttagtgtgaggattaaatgggataatacaAATACGACACAACACAAATACCCAACAAAATTAGCTTTTCATTTCTACTTGGTTAATATTTGGTTGGTAggagtggtggtgatgatgatttGGAGGTTCTTAGAGCCATAAAATGAGGTGTGCGTTAATCTGTGAGGTGggcaaagggaggaaaaaagcagATGTTGGCAGTTCCTGTTAACAGGAAATACAGTGAAGGAAAGTAAATGACAATAGTAGGGGTTATAATCAGGTAGAATTAAATTTTGATTGCAAACATTAGGACTTTCTGTTTCCAATTTTGTAGATGCAACATCCTTTTATAAAGGCAAACTAAAAAGAtgaaacatccttttttttttttgcttacttttccaaatgggaaaaaactggataTATTCTGCTTCCAGTTTCGTTTAGTAATCAGTGCTGCTGTTTTTTATAACAAACAGGTGTTTCAGAGTTGTGAACCACAAATTGTTTAATAAGCCTATTCTATATTCTACATTAGAATTTGTAGCCAGATTGGATTATTCATGATTCCACATTACATGTGGAACTGCTTTGTAAACTTTAAAAGCTGTGTGTCTTActatggtgatttttaaaattgtggtgaaacatacatatttattattttaaccatttgtaagtatacaattcagtggcattaaatacattcacacacCTCTCTCTATACCCAAAACTTTTTCCTCACCCCAACGTAATCTCTATTATGTTCATTCCCTATTTCCTTCACTCCCCACCCCTGGTAAACTCTATTCTACAACTATATGTATTTGAGTATTCTAGATACTTTATATAGGTGGAATCATACCATttagccttttgtgtctggctcatttcacttagcataatattttcagggtctatctatgttgtagcatgtatcaaaatttcatttctgtttatggctgaataatattccattgtacggccgggcgcggtggctcatgcctgtaatcccagcactttgggagtctgaggcaggcggatcacgaggtcaggagatggagaccatcctggctaacacggtgaaacccgtctctactaaaaatacaaaaaagtagccgggcgtggtggcgggcgcctgtagtcccagctactggggaggctgaggcaggagaatggcgtgaacccgggaggcggagcttgcagtgagctgagattgcaccactgcactccagcctgggcgacagagcgagactccgtctcaaaaaaaaaaaaaagttccattgtatgtatagtaTAGTAATTTGAGAAGCTGATTTAGATTGCTCTTTTTGGTAAAATATGCCAAGTTATAGATTTTAGTGTTAACCTTAAGAAAAACCTTTAAACAAAGAGTAAATAAAGTCAATCTAGGTAGTGTTCAGGTGGAACATTTAAATTGTAAGTAATTAAGTGTAGATTCCATGtgagtcttaaaaacaaaactatcaaaGTAAGCATTTGTGatgtgttacctaggctggagtgcagtgggcagtGGTGCGATACCAGctttgcgccaccacacccagctaatttttgtatttttaatagagatgggttttcaccatgttgcccaggctggtcttgaactcctggcctcaagcaatccgcccgcctcagcctcccaaagtgctgggatttacaggcatgagccaccatgcccggccagatgtATGTCCTTTTTTTATAGATGTTTCTTCCTGACTAGAAAGCTTCCCTTCTGATTTTTCTAGATAGCTTTCAGGataatattcttaatattttcaacTTCTTGATTTGTGTCTTGTTTCTTCTAGCTACACCCTTGGCAGATTTTCTTCTAATCTTTTGATATCTGTTTGCAGATAGGAGAAAGAATTCGAGTCATCTTGGACATGGAAGATAAGACTTTAGCTTTTGAACGTGGATATGAGTTCCTGGGGGTTGCTTTTAGAGGACTTCCAAAGGTCTGCTTATACCCAGCAGTTTCTGCTGTATATGGCAACACAGAAGTGACTTTGGTTTACCTTGGAAAACCTTTGGACGGATGACAGTGGCTTTCTTGTGATGACAGACAGAATGGAGGAGAGATCTGCTTATGGGAAGTAGAACCATGAAGTGACTGTCACACGTGCATGTCCAAGAAACATCCTGAAAACACATGAAGTCGTAAACTGGAGAAGCAGCTCTACAGCAGAGATTATCTTCGTGTTTCCTCTTTCTACTGGGCCAGAAAAATCCTCAGGGTTGCAGTTGGTTGAGTGGGCAGTTGACATATGCATGTTGCACCCGATGTTGTCTCTAAGTTAGCAATGTGTTATTTCCAGCTTTAAAGGTGAGATTGTAGAGATGCTGTCAAAGGGATAAGACAAGGAAATAGCAAGTTTTTAAGTAGTGTGTTTGTGAAGACTGATCCCATTTTACAACTGCCTGTTCTTTCTCCAGTCCCTTTTTTTCCAGCCAGCTTGACTATTAGAAAAGTATGAAACTGGTTgggttttatttaatatttttaatatattgagaAGCATGGTCTGCCTGGACTGCACTTCTCTAAAAGTGAGATATAAAATTGTGCAgctattttaaaagttgtatataatatgtgtgtaaaaaactgtaaaaaagaaAGGACAAACAGGTTGCTTTGTTCTAGTTCTAATTTCTTAAAAACCACTACATGGTTACAAAATTGGAATAACATTTGGGGACAACTGGGTTAACTACAAAGAAGAGGATTTTAAGAGGAGATGTGTTGTATTGactcattttgtattatttttggcTTACAGTTCCCATAGCTGTTAGAgtctggtttgtttttgtttttactctcaAAATCATAGTAAAGATCTCTCAGTCTCCTGGCTAAAGATTGAAGGAAGGCAAATCTATTTCTAATTATACATATATCAGTAAGGATGATCTCAACATAATAGTAATGTGTATCTTTTGGtatccagttttatttttggCCTTCTAAGAAAGTGTCTCATAACACAGAACATTGCCATTTGCTCTTGTAGGCCTCAAATATGAAAGCTATTAGTCATAGAGCCTAGGAAAAAAGAATTGATTAATGGTCCTTTTATTTTGTAACCTTATAAATGCTGTAGATAttatcaaaaaatttttaatttcatattgtTTACATCATGCAACTAATCTAAGCCTCAAACTCGTTATTGGGGCTATAAAGAAAACGTTTACTTACCCAGCTGAAACAGGTTAAGAATATTCTTAATCTCATTATAGATAATTGCCCCCATGGGACTTGAAATACAACACCTTGTGCTGAAAACTTCAGGTTGGCAATATTTGAAGGTTTCGTTGTAGAAGAGTTTAACATTAACTCCTATTTTGACTTACAAATCTTGTTTCTCATCACTAAAATGCTTTTGAATTAATAATCCAACCCACATGAGCtgagagtttttcttttgttagaaaagaaacagACATCTTTCTGTATGAAAGTATAAATTGTATGGTT
Protein-coding sequences here:
- the FBXO45 gene encoding F-box/SPRY domain-containing protein 1: MAAPAPGAGAASGGAGCSGGGAGAGAGSGSGAAGAGGRLPSRVLELVFSYLELSELRSCALVCKHWYRCLHGDENSEVWRSLCARSLAEEALRTDILCNLPSYKAKIRAFQHAFSTNDCSRNVYIKKNGFTLHRNPIAQSTDGARTKIGFSEGRHAWEVWWEGPLGTVAVIGIATKRAPMQCQGYVALLGSDDQSWGWNLVDNNLLHNGEVNGSFPQCNNAPKYQIGERIRVILDMEDKTLAFERGYEFLGVAFRGLPKVCLYPAVSAVYGNTEVTLVYLGKPLDG